In Streptomyces longhuiensis, the following proteins share a genomic window:
- a CDS encoding helix-turn-helix domain-containing protein: MNPVPEPRTLGAFLKARRAQLTPGECGLSGADTPRKVAGLRREEVAQLAAISVDYYTRLEQGRVRASASVLETLVRALCLDEDQQAYLYEIAGRTDARPRHRRPAQRPRPAMRRLLDQLTETPALVLGKRLDILAWNPAAAALYTDFSAVRPARRNYVHLLFTDPVFRALYLDWKREARDAVAALRMEAATDPDDPELARLVGELSLQDADFRSWWAEHRVISASYGTKRYRHPLVGDLTLDCDTWACPDGSGQRLMVLTAEPDSPSHDGLRILASWKAEPADGPAPDQPFNT, from the coding sequence ATGAATCCGGTGCCTGAGCCCCGCACACTCGGGGCCTTCCTGAAAGCACGCAGAGCGCAGTTGACGCCGGGGGAGTGCGGCCTTTCCGGCGCGGACACACCTCGCAAGGTCGCGGGACTGCGCCGCGAGGAAGTCGCCCAGCTGGCCGCGATCAGCGTCGACTACTACACGCGTCTGGAACAGGGCCGGGTCCGGGCGTCCGCGTCGGTCCTGGAAACCCTGGTCCGCGCGCTATGCCTAGACGAGGACCAACAGGCGTACTTGTACGAGATCGCAGGGCGGACCGACGCACGGCCCCGACACCGGAGACCCGCGCAGCGTCCGAGGCCCGCGATGCGACGCCTGCTCGATCAACTGACGGAGACGCCTGCCCTCGTCCTCGGCAAGCGCCTGGACATCCTGGCTTGGAACCCGGCCGCGGCAGCCCTGTACACGGACTTCTCGGCGGTGCGGCCGGCCCGCCGCAACTACGTGCACCTGCTCTTCACGGACCCCGTGTTCCGTGCCCTGTACCTGGACTGGAAGAGGGAAGCTCGCGATGCGGTGGCCGCACTGCGCATGGAGGCCGCGACCGACCCGGACGACCCCGAACTCGCCCGCCTTGTAGGGGAGCTGTCGCTCCAGGACGCGGACTTCCGGTCCTGGTGGGCCGAACACCGCGTGATCAGTGCCAGCTACGGCACCAAGCGCTACCGGCACCCGCTGGTCGGCGACCTCACCCTCGACTGCGACACCTGGGCCTGCCCCGACGGATCGGGCCAGCGACTCATGGTCCTCACCGCCGAACCAGACAGCCCGTCGCACGACGGGTTGCGGATCCTCGCCTCATGGAAGGCCGAGCCGGCCGATGGCCCGGCGCCGGATCAGCCCTTCAACACGTAA